In one window of Pseudomonas putida DNA:
- a CDS encoding DcrB-related protein — protein MSLYQTQDLSLDLGAELPQDSSMNMLTFPERGTTLVIARSPLPADQSFDIVYRQQLEQLRSRLDAHITEPQATTCGMAQAIQGLEVGLQFQRGEIRSHQRQLAYPHVQAQRLMVLSYSKETPLTENDLMHWQAIKASLQTR, from the coding sequence ATGTCGCTTTACCAAACCCAGGACCTATCACTAGACCTGGGCGCAGAGCTGCCGCAGGACAGCAGCATGAACATGCTGACGTTCCCCGAGCGCGGCACCACCTTGGTGATCGCCCGCAGCCCGCTCCCCGCAGACCAGTCCTTCGACATCGTCTACCGCCAGCAGCTCGAACAACTGCGCAGTCGCCTCGATGCACACATCACCGAGCCTCAAGCCACGACTTGCGGAATGGCGCAAGCCATCCAGGGCCTGGAAGTCGGCCTGCAGTTCCAGCGTGGCGAAATTCGCTCGCACCAGCGTCAACTGGCCTATCCCCATGTGCAGGCACAGCGTCTTATGGTACTGAGCTATAGCAAGGAGACACCGCTGACGGAAAACGACCTCATGCACTGGCAAGCCATCAAGGCGAGCCTGCAGACACGCTGA
- a CDS encoding Imm42 family immunity protein yields MSYYNAGNMALFSVCCSTCAPNFKSGWMAVNLSLDNHLIGATEEITQIDTFLNMINVKFDNYDLDYADSLRNLDKSAVISQIEQGYEHAQNWIDSSKIGALFLSLNLTPCLDGVVVILLMLETTDRVIWRAHDDDVVREIFLPPGYVKNTLNDVINFFSPPKNHD; encoded by the coding sequence ATGAGCTACTATAACGCGGGCAACATGGCGTTGTTTTCAGTCTGTTGCTCGACTTGCGCGCCAAACTTCAAGTCGGGGTGGATGGCCGTGAACCTATCTTTAGACAATCATCTCATTGGTGCAACTGAAGAGATCACGCAGATCGATACCTTTCTGAACATGATCAATGTCAAATTCGATAATTATGATCTCGATTACGCTGACTCCCTAAGAAATCTGGACAAATCAGCTGTGATTTCCCAGATCGAGCAAGGGTACGAGCACGCTCAAAACTGGATTGATTCTAGCAAAATTGGTGCTCTGTTCTTGTCGCTGAACCTGACGCCCTGCCTTGATGGCGTTGTCGTGATTCTGCTCATGCTTGAGACAACGGACCGGGTCATTTGGAGAGCTCATGACGATGACGTGGTGCGAGAAATTTTCCTGCCTCCTGGATACGTAAAAAACACACTGAACGATGTGATAAATTTTTTCAGCCCGCCCAAAAACCATGATTGA
- a CDS encoding RHS repeat-associated core domain-containing protein: MAQDLHAARKDDLILHPPLMAELTSALTEAVVYAAATAAVGAALGAAVAATIGTGGAAAALVPVAAGLLVGAASSLPGGGDKSIGEHISDFSDWVGNSLFPPEPYGAILTGSANVHINGVPAARAAGISLGVEASPDTPEPPSILENVGAYAMLGASMMLPIIGMAQDIASIFNPPITTPADPGTQERGEDTITCSKHPAKNFLAQGSDKVFINGQPAVRVGDKTTCDGPVGMTFSPNVRIGGGTLTVRDIRDGKSALAKIIGIVAGMLLSRRGGKARSRPGKAPKPKSMIPKCKGHPVIVSSGAKLLDGPDDLDFALPGLLPIEWARRYDSNDTRGDGVFGLGWSLPYEVRMERVPHPEGGELWIYVDEEGTRIELGRLQPGSALVSSLDGLAFFHQDAGITVVEDIYSGQYQVLRTDPHDPSRSRLVQLGDRNLNRLDLLYDNDGRLQYLVDTFGRTVVELLYDSVHARRVGQVQRLFLREGNDFVVERRETLATYTYTPAGQLSEVHEPGGQVLRRFSYTPEGLMASHTLASGATFHYQWQRFAAVPRPTPNLPPLLEPQPDHEWRVIRHWSEDGEDYHFHYDLAQGHTEVTDSLGRKEHFEWGPLHEVLVYVDALGQRWQEEVVHGQLLASIDPQGAEWRYHYDALGRLIESHDPLGRCERTTYTEHWALPTHISDGAGRTYRNAYDTRGNLISTTDPLGRTTRYRHDRQGRVEQVIDAQGKTRQLEWNARGQLIRYSDCSNRTTLWRYDERGHLSEVFNGRNNRTRYRFDARGHLLESTRADGRVDRYQVNLSGQLTQHIDPGQQLTRWHYDERGRLSQRTDAMGLTLRFAWDAHDRLQRLQNENGEHYAFHWDALDRLAAQHNLDGGGHSYRYDAAGNVIEAKLHPARDAEPTFPGSPPEPEASIQSQYFEYDDAGRLLRKRTDDGVTDYEYDLADNLLAITFTNLQGEPKRLAFSHDALGQLLSETGEAGRLAYEHDELGNLQTLTLPDGRRLNHLYYGSGHLHQLNLDGRVICDFERDELHAEVLRTQGRIQTRTRYDSTGRLLEKALHVQGAGPGSLALLSKQYRYDDSDNLIGEDFIQCQRARDGEPTMHAQIIGRLFGTDASGNVQRGQVRYDYGPTERIHGASRTLPHRNGQQVEHYGYDKAGNLLDGYPIKGYIRHNRLKVYQDKRYRYDRFGRLSEKRTGAHLIQRFDYDAEHRLVRVNQQRGPVHERVVFDYDPLGRRIAKRLYRNDHPTPVSQTLFLWQGLRLLQEIQDDKPSLYVYADSDSYEPLARLDGAPGAELLHYFHTNLAGLPEQLTDENGATMWQGEFETWGKCREEWHHAGQNRQQNLRFQGQYLDRETGLHYNTFRFYDPEVGRFTQQDPIGLIGGVNLYQYGANTASCIDPLGLSGFDPFEHGELTDFPKDLHFGQNRAAPQFSSIGAQVPEIAGRPVLDVADDLRTNKLSPDKLLIAYTKDPVSGKYVTLNNRGLAALVSANKYPKYAIFVPYQHAPPHLTKDFKNKPPSKSIDLTRNKDGSGLVTRVSPCP, from the coding sequence ATGGCGCAGGACCTCCACGCCGCCCGCAAGGACGACCTGATACTGCACCCACCGTTGATGGCCGAGCTCACCAGCGCGCTGACCGAGGCGGTGGTCTATGCGGCCGCCACGGCCGCAGTGGGTGCGGCCTTGGGCGCCGCCGTCGCCGCCACCATCGGCACCGGCGGTGCGGCGGCTGCACTGGTGCCGGTGGCCGCCGGCCTGTTGGTAGGCGCGGCCAGTTCGCTGCCCGGCGGCGGCGACAAGAGCATCGGCGAACACATTTCCGACTTCAGTGACTGGGTCGGCAACTCGTTGTTCCCGCCCGAGCCCTATGGCGCCATCCTGACCGGCTCCGCCAACGTCCATATCAATGGCGTGCCCGCTGCCCGTGCTGCCGGCATCAGCCTGGGCGTCGAGGCTTCGCCCGACACCCCCGAGCCCCCCTCCATCCTGGAGAACGTAGGTGCCTACGCCATGTTGGGCGCCTCGATGATGCTCCCGATCATCGGCATGGCCCAGGACATCGCCAGCATCTTCAACCCGCCGATCACTACACCCGCCGATCCCGGCACCCAGGAGAGGGGCGAGGATACCATCACCTGCAGCAAGCACCCGGCCAAGAACTTCCTCGCCCAGGGTTCGGACAAGGTCTTCATCAACGGCCAGCCCGCAGTTCGGGTCGGCGACAAGACCACCTGCGACGGCCCTGTGGGCATGACCTTCTCACCCAATGTGCGCATCGGCGGCGGCACCCTGACCGTGCGCGATATCCGCGACGGCAAGAGCGCACTGGCGAAGATCATCGGCATCGTCGCCGGCATGCTCCTCTCGCGCCGGGGTGGCAAGGCCCGCTCACGCCCGGGCAAGGCACCCAAGCCAAAGTCGATGATTCCCAAGTGCAAGGGCCATCCGGTGATCGTCTCCAGCGGTGCCAAGCTGCTCGACGGCCCTGACGACCTGGATTTCGCCCTCCCCGGCCTGCTGCCGATCGAGTGGGCCCGGCGCTACGACAGCAACGACACGCGCGGCGATGGTGTGTTCGGCCTCGGCTGGAGCCTGCCTTATGAAGTGCGCATGGAGCGTGTCCCCCACCCTGAAGGGGGCGAGCTGTGGATCTATGTCGACGAGGAAGGCACGCGTATCGAACTGGGGCGCCTGCAGCCAGGCAGCGCGCTGGTCAGCAGCCTCGACGGCCTGGCGTTCTTCCATCAGGATGCCGGCATCACCGTGGTCGAGGACATCTACAGCGGCCAGTACCAGGTGCTGCGCACCGACCCGCACGACCCGAGTCGTTCACGCCTGGTGCAACTGGGGGATCGCAACCTCAACCGCCTTGACCTGCTCTACGACAACGACGGCCGCCTGCAGTACCTGGTCGACACCTTTGGCCGCACGGTGGTCGAACTGCTCTACGACAGCGTGCATGCTCGCCGCGTCGGCCAGGTGCAACGTCTGTTCCTGCGCGAGGGCAACGACTTTGTGGTCGAACGCCGTGAAACCCTCGCCACCTACACTTACACCCCTGCCGGTCAACTGAGCGAAGTACACGAGCCGGGCGGCCAGGTGCTGCGACGCTTCAGCTATACCCCTGAAGGCCTGATGGCCAGTCACACCCTGGCCAGCGGTGCGACCTTCCATTACCAGTGGCAGCGCTTCGCCGCCGTCCCTCGTCCGACACCGAACCTGCCGCCGCTGCTCGAGCCGCAGCCAGACCATGAGTGGCGGGTGATCCGTCACTGGAGCGAAGACGGCGAGGACTACCACTTCCACTACGACCTGGCGCAGGGTCATACCGAGGTCACCGACAGCCTAGGTCGCAAGGAACATTTCGAGTGGGGCCCGTTGCACGAGGTATTGGTGTACGTAGATGCACTGGGCCAGCGCTGGCAGGAAGAGGTCGTCCATGGCCAGTTGCTGGCGAGCATCGACCCGCAAGGCGCCGAGTGGCGATACCACTACGATGCACTCGGGCGCCTGATCGAAAGCCATGACCCACTTGGACGTTGCGAGCGCACCACCTACACCGAGCACTGGGCGCTGCCCACGCACATCAGCGATGGCGCAGGCCGCACCTATCGCAACGCCTACGACACCCGCGGCAATCTGATCAGTACCACCGACCCACTGGGGCGCACCACGCGCTACCGTCACGATCGACAAGGCCGGGTGGAACAGGTCATCGATGCACAGGGCAAGACCCGCCAGCTGGAATGGAACGCCCGGGGGCAACTGATTCGCTACAGCGACTGCTCCAACCGCACCACCCTCTGGCGCTATGACGAGCGCGGTCACCTGAGCGAAGTCTTCAACGGCCGCAACAACCGCACCCGCTATCGTTTCGACGCCCGTGGCCACCTGCTGGAAAGCACCCGCGCAGACGGGCGCGTCGACCGCTACCAGGTAAACCTGTCGGGGCAGTTGACCCAGCACATCGACCCTGGGCAGCAGCTCACCCGATGGCACTACGACGAGCGTGGGCGTCTCAGCCAACGCACCGACGCCATGGGGCTCACCCTTCGCTTCGCCTGGGATGCGCACGACCGCCTGCAGCGTCTGCAAAACGAAAACGGCGAGCACTACGCCTTCCACTGGGATGCCCTGGACCGCCTGGCCGCCCAGCACAACCTCGATGGCGGCGGTCACAGCTATCGCTACGATGCAGCGGGCAATGTCATTGAGGCGAAGCTGCACCCGGCACGCGACGCCGAGCCGACGTTCCCCGGCAGCCCGCCGGAACCCGAAGCGTCGATACAGTCGCAATACTTCGAGTACGACGACGCCGGGCGCCTGTTGCGCAAGCGCACCGACGACGGCGTCACCGACTACGAATATGACCTCGCCGACAACCTGCTGGCGATCACCTTCACCAACCTGCAGGGAGAGCCAAAACGGCTCGCCTTCAGTCATGACGCCCTCGGGCAACTGCTGAGTGAAACCGGTGAAGCGGGCCGGCTTGCCTACGAACATGACGAACTGGGCAACCTGCAGACCCTGACCCTGCCTGATGGCCGACGCCTCAACCATCTGTACTACGGCAGCGGCCACTTGCATCAGCTCAACCTCGACGGCCGTGTGATCTGCGATTTCGAGCGCGACGAGCTGCATGCCGAAGTCCTGCGCACACAAGGCCGAATCCAGACCCGGACCCGCTACGACAGCACCGGGCGCCTGCTGGAAAAAGCCCTGCATGTACAGGGCGCAGGCCCCGGCAGCCTGGCCCTGCTGAGCAAGCAGTATCGTTATGACGACAGTGACAACCTGATCGGCGAGGACTTCATCCAGTGTCAGCGAGCCCGCGACGGCGAGCCGACCATGCACGCCCAGATCATCGGTCGCCTGTTCGGCACCGACGCCAGCGGCAACGTCCAGCGCGGCCAGGTTCGCTACGACTATGGCCCGACCGAACGCATCCATGGCGCCAGCCGCACACTGCCTCATCGCAATGGCCAACAGGTCGAGCACTACGGCTACGACAAGGCCGGCAACCTGCTCGACGGTTACCCGATCAAAGGCTACATACGGCACAACCGCCTAAAGGTCTACCAGGACAAGCGCTACCGCTACGACCGCTTCGGCCGCCTCAGCGAAAAACGTACTGGCGCGCACCTGATCCAGCGCTTCGACTACGACGCCGAGCACCGCCTGGTACGCGTAAACCAGCAGCGCGGGCCGGTGCACGAGCGGGTGGTATTCGACTACGACCCGCTCGGCCGCAGGATCGCCAAGCGCCTGTACCGCAACGATCACCCTACCCCTGTCAGCCAGACCCTTTTCCTCTGGCAGGGTCTGCGCCTGTTGCAGGAAATCCAGGACGACAAACCCAGCCTGTACGTCTACGCCGACAGCGACAGCTACGAACCCCTCGCCCGCCTCGACGGCGCACCCGGCGCCGAACTGCTGCATTACTTCCACACCAACCTCGCCGGGCTGCCCGAGCAGCTCACCGATGAAAACGGCGCGACCATGTGGCAAGGTGAATTCGAGACCTGGGGCAAGTGTCGGGAAGAATGGCACCATGCCGGACAGAACCGTCAGCAGAACCTGAGGTTCCAGGGGCAGTACCTGGACCGGGAGACGGGGCTGCACTACAACACGTTCAGGTTCTATGATCCGGAGGTGGGGCGGTTTACGCAGCAGGATCCGATTGGGTTGATCGGCGGGGTGAACCTATATCAATACGGGGCGAATACCGCATCGTGCATTGACCCACTGGGACTGAGCGGATTCGACCCATTCGAGCATGGTGAACTCACGGATTTCCCGAAAGATCTGCATTTTGGCCAGAACAGGGCTGCGCCCCAGTTCAGCTCCATTGGTGCCCAGGTCCCTGAAATTGCAGGTAGACCTGTTCTTGACGTAGCGGATGATCTAAGAACTAATAAACTGTCTCCCGACAAGCTGCTGATCGCCTATACGAAAGATCCCGTCAGCGGCAAGTATGTAACACTCAACAACCGTGGGCTCGCTGCGCTCGTAAGCGCAAACAAATATCCAAAATATGCGATATTCGTTCCCTACCAGCATGCTCCTCCTCACCTCACAAAGGACTTCAAAAATAAACCGCCCTCGAAGTCGATTGATCTGACCCGCAACAAAGATGGGTCAGGACTCGTGACGCGCGTATCACCTTGTCCATGA
- a CDS encoding helix-turn-helix domain-containing protein: MGIQVISRDGQPEYAVVPWAQYQALLAAAGQAPANSDEPQAAVTEGRGEVIEQSASLPALGELAQLRQAKGLAPEQLARSVGISPSYLAMIESGERVPDAAIQRSLAWHLGIAGWSEPS; encoded by the coding sequence ATGGGTATTCAGGTCATCAGTCGGGACGGTCAGCCCGAGTATGCAGTTGTTCCCTGGGCCCAGTACCAGGCGCTGCTCGCGGCAGCCGGGCAGGCGCCAGCCAATAGCGACGAACCTCAGGCTGCAGTCACTGAAGGCCGTGGCGAAGTCATCGAGCAAAGCGCCAGCTTGCCCGCCCTGGGTGAGCTGGCGCAGTTGCGTCAGGCCAAGGGCCTGGCCCCCGAGCAACTGGCCCGCAGCGTCGGCATCAGCCCCTCGTACCTGGCCATGATCGAGTCGGGCGAGCGTGTGCCTGATGCGGCGATCCAGCGTAGCCTGGCGTGGCACCTGGGAATCGCCGGCTGGAGCGAGCCATCATGA
- a CDS encoding YkvA family protein yields MSAPWNFARFLPLAERLLSRGRLPALLFAVARKGPKLGQLRDDLRLMQGLCLAWWRGEYRAVSPKALVTIVAGLLYFVSPLDAIPDWIVGVGFLDDIAVLGWVLKTVGDELARFKAWRDSQSPERLRVVERLPDSPEALRLERPHP; encoded by the coding sequence ATGAGCGCACCCTGGAATTTTGCCCGTTTCCTGCCGCTGGCCGAGCGCCTGCTCAGCCGTGGCCGCCTGCCGGCGCTGCTGTTCGCCGTGGCCCGCAAGGGCCCCAAGCTGGGCCAGTTGCGTGACGACCTGCGCCTGATGCAAGGCCTGTGTCTGGCCTGGTGGCGTGGCGAGTACCGTGCTGTAAGCCCCAAGGCGCTGGTGACCATCGTCGCTGGCCTGCTGTATTTCGTCAGCCCCCTGGATGCCATTCCGGACTGGATCGTCGGTGTCGGCTTTCTCGATGACATCGCCGTGCTGGGGTGGGTGCTGAAGACCGTCGGCGACGAGCTGGCGCGCTTCAAGGCCTGGCGCGACAGCCAATCACCCGAGCGCCTGCGGGTGGTCGAGCGTCTGCCGGACAGCCCGGAAGCGTTGCGCTTGGAACGTCCTCACCCTTGA
- the nirD gene encoding nitrite reductase small subunit NirD, whose protein sequence is MNLSNAVVAPQDIWQSVCRVDDLIADSGVVVWLDGEQVALFYLPGQEQTLYAVDNRDPRSGANVIGRGLIGSLQGELVVAAPLYKQHFSLRDGRCLEDAAQRLRVWPVRMEGGQIEIRCF, encoded by the coding sequence ATGAACCTGTCCAATGCTGTCGTTGCACCACAGGATATCTGGCAGTCGGTGTGCCGGGTCGATGATCTGATTGCCGATTCGGGGGTGGTGGTCTGGCTCGACGGCGAGCAGGTCGCGCTGTTCTACCTGCCCGGGCAGGAGCAGACACTGTATGCCGTGGACAACCGCGACCCGCGTTCCGGGGCCAATGTTATCGGGCGGGGATTGATCGGCAGCCTGCAAGGCGAGCTGGTGGTGGCGGCGCCGTTGTACAAGCAGCATTTCAGCTTGCGTGATGGGCGTTGCCTGGAGGACGCGGCGCAGCGGTTACGGGTGTGGCCGGTGCGGATGGAAGGGGGGCAGATCGAGATTCGCTGTTTCTAG
- the pcaQ gene encoding pca operon transcription factor PcaQ — MNLDTRIKYRHLLCFLEIARQGSLARAADVLAISQPAISKTLKELEDLLETRLFERTRQGVELTSAGTRFMRYAGPSVQALREGVSTVRGEARTPSQVRIGVLSTVEGLLMPEVLCRLHQRHEALVISVVTGVSAQLLGQLRLGELELVVGRMTDSPQIQGLSFEHLYSESMSLVVRPGHPLLARQPLERARIGDHALVLPPAGTTIRQHADSLFVQCGIAMPAQRLETLSLALSRRYLLGSDAVWVAPRDAVLIDLRRGELVELDLGVREPGGSVGICRNTALTPDASGEWVCAVLREVAGQFREGAFP; from the coding sequence ATGAACCTCGATACCCGCATCAAGTACCGCCATTTGCTGTGCTTTCTGGAGATCGCCCGTCAGGGCAGTCTGGCCAGGGCGGCCGATGTCCTGGCGATCAGCCAGCCGGCCATTTCCAAGACGCTCAAGGAGCTTGAGGACTTGCTCGAGACGCGCCTGTTCGAGCGCACCCGACAAGGCGTCGAGCTGACCTCGGCGGGTACCCGCTTCATGCGTTACGCCGGGCCCAGCGTCCAGGCCCTGCGCGAAGGCGTCAGCACGGTGCGCGGCGAGGCCAGGACGCCGTCGCAGGTGCGCATAGGGGTGCTGTCCACCGTCGAGGGGCTGTTGATGCCGGAGGTGCTGTGCCGCCTGCATCAACGTCATGAAGCATTGGTGATCAGCGTGGTCACCGGGGTCAGTGCGCAGTTGCTGGGGCAACTGCGCCTGGGTGAGCTGGAGCTGGTGGTCGGGCGGATGACCGACAGCCCGCAGATCCAGGGCTTGTCGTTCGAGCATTTGTACAGCGAATCCATGAGCCTGGTGGTGCGTCCTGGCCATCCATTGCTGGCACGCCAGCCACTGGAGCGGGCCAGGATCGGCGACCATGCCCTGGTGCTGCCGCCAGCAGGCACCACCATCCGCCAGCACGCCGACAGCCTGTTCGTGCAGTGTGGCATTGCCATGCCGGCTCAGCGCCTGGAGACCCTGTCCCTGGCCTTGAGCCGGCGTTATCTGCTGGGCAGCGACGCGGTCTGGGTGGCGCCGCGCGATGCAGTGCTGATCGATCTGCGCCGCGGTGAACTGGTCGAGCTGGACCTCGGTGTTCGCGAGCCTGGAGGCTCGGTGGGGATCTGTCGAAATACTGCATTGACGCCCGATGCGAGCGGGGAGTGGGTATGTGCAGTGTTGCGTGAAGTGGCCGGTCAGTTTCGCGAGGGAGCGTTTCCCTGA
- a CDS encoding FKBP-type peptidyl-prolyl cis-trans isomerase: MKQHRLAAAVALVGLVLAGCDAQTSSVELKTPAQKASYGIGLNMGKSLAQEGMDDLDSKAVALGIEDAVGKKEARLKDEELVEAFTALQKRAEERLAKASEEAAAKGKKFLEDNAKKPGVVTTASGLQYEVVKKADGPQPKPTDVVTVHYEGKLIDGKVFDSSIERGNPIDLPVSGVIPGWVEGLQLMHVGEKYKLYIPAELAYGAQSPSPLIPANSVLVFDLELLAIKDPSKLDAEPAEAPAK; this comes from the coding sequence ATGAAACAGCATCGTTTGGCGGCTGCGGTTGCCCTGGTAGGCCTGGTCCTGGCTGGCTGCGACGCTCAGACCAGCAGCGTCGAGCTGAAGACCCCAGCACAGAAGGCCTCCTACGGTATCGGCCTCAACATGGGCAAGAGCCTGGCGCAAGAAGGCATGGATGACCTGGACTCCAAAGCGGTGGCCCTGGGTATCGAGGATGCGGTCGGCAAGAAAGAAGCCCGTCTGAAGGACGAAGAGCTGGTTGAAGCCTTCACCGCCCTGCAGAAGCGCGCCGAGGAGCGTCTGGCCAAGGCCAGCGAGGAAGCGGCCGCCAAGGGCAAGAAGTTCCTTGAGGACAACGCCAAGAAGCCGGGCGTGGTCACCACCGCCTCGGGTCTGCAGTATGAAGTCGTGAAGAAGGCCGACGGCCCGCAGCCCAAGCCGACCGATGTGGTCACCGTCCACTACGAAGGCAAGCTGATCGATGGCAAGGTCTTCGACAGCTCCATTGAGCGCGGCAACCCGATCGACCTGCCGGTCAGCGGCGTGATCCCAGGTTGGGTCGAAGGCCTGCAACTGATGCACGTCGGCGAGAAATACAAACTGTACATCCCGGCCGAGCTGGCTTACGGCGCCCAGAGCCCGAGCCCGCTGATCCCGGCGAACTCGGTACTGGTCTTCGACCTCGAGCTGCTGGCCATCAAGGACCCGAGCAAGCTGGACGCCGAGCCTGCCGAAGCGCCGGCCAAGTAA